The region TGTTCTGCATAGATTTTATCTGTATTCATGGCTTGTTGCCTCCTTCATTTGATGGTTTTATTCTACCAGCAAAGAACGGGCAACGGAACAACACTGATGGCAGTTTATGTTGAGTTCAAGAATTGTGCAAATGCCGATTTGTATCACTGTTCTCTCTCTATTTTATCAGATATCACCTACAGTTTCCATAGCTTCATGGCTCAAAACACTCCATTCACAAACCATTTAGCTATGTAAAAGGGACGGCTTCTCAGCCGCCCCTCAGGTCAACACAGTCTTAATTAAACAGGTTCATCATCCGATTCCGCTTCGTAATCCTCGTTGACATCCACTTCTTCGTCCTCGTCACCGTCATCCTCCGGCAGCTGGAGTGCGTCTTCATCCTCATCGTGATAATCCGCATCAGGGTCCGGTTGATTTTTCTTAGATGCAGGCTTTACGCCCTTCATCTTGATATAGAGATAACCGCCGACACCGGCTGCACCAATCACAAACAGAAGCAGCATAATCATCGGAAGCGGAGACGCTTTCTTCTGCTCGCTCTCTGTTTTCTGCTCTTCCGGTGCAGGCTCCGTCTCCTGCGGCTTTTCGGTTTCCGCAGGCTCCGTGACTTCCGGCTCCTTCTCCTGATACTTGGCGGCTTCCTCTTCATCCATCAGTGCAAGCAGATCGGCCTCATCCACCATATTCAGGAAATGCACATTCTGGTTACCGTCCTTATCGCGGTCGATAATCAGATAAAACGTGTTACCCGCCTTTGTCACCAGCGTAATGAACTGCTGGCTGGATTTATCTTCTTCCTCACCGATATCGTCCACCAGCGTCATATTTCCTTCCGGAGTCAAAGCTGTACTGGATTCCGTCTCATCCTCGGATGACATTCCGCTCTGCATCAGATCCAGAAACAGCTTCAGCGCATCTTCACTGAACATGCTGCTGTCTTTTGTGGAATCCGTGACATTCAGGTACTTTCCATGTGCATACCCGGTTTTGCCGTTGAAGTTCACCTTATACCAGTCACCGCATTTTTCGACAATCTCCACCGTATCGCCTGAATGCAGATATCCGATAATCTCCTGATCCATGCCGGGACCGGAACGAAAATGCAGGCTGGTGATACCCGGCACCACTGTACCCATCTGCTTTTGGGACTTTTCGCTGCCGATGTTGTATTCCTTGCCGCCCACCGTAACGATCAGGTTCCCATTCGCATCCGTAGAGACCTCATAGCCATCCGGCAGCACCTGCATGTCCGGGTCGATTTCGATGCTGTCGGTATTGTCCGTTTTCCCTGCATTTGCGCTTTCTGCTGCATCCGCTTCCTGCGCAGCGGTACTGACAGATGTGTTCTTCTGCACATCATCGCCCGTATAGGCAAATGCAGTGGTCGTAAAGATTCCTGCCGCCATCACACTGGCAAGCAGCATTACCATCATCTTTTTCATTCCATATCCTCCGTTTCTTTCTCATCCAGTTTCAGGTTCTCCGGGTTGGGAACCGCAGCCTGCGCCATCTGAATGATGACTGCCAGCTGTTCCGGGGTCAGGCTCTGGGCATGTACCATTTCACAAATTTCGCTGTTTTCCTGCTCGTGGTACTTTCTGTCCCATTCCTTTCTGCGCTCCTCCCACTCATCGCGTTTTCTGCGGGCTTTCTCACGCTCCGCAGCAATCTTTTCCAGTTTTAAACTCATACTCTGTCCTTTCCGGGCGAATAAACGCCCTGTTTTTATCGAATTCTTCCCATACAGTAGTAATGCTGCCGCCAGTAGTTCGTCTCAATGGAAGCATAGGAAATTGGGTTGCCGCAGTGAATCATCATCCCGTTGCCGACATAAATGCCCACATGGGATGCGCCACTGGTGTTGTAGGTTTTCTGGAAGAAGATCAGGTCTCCGGGCTTTGCCTCACTTTTCGGGATAATGTCGCATTTTCCCATCAGACCGTTGGCCGTCTGCCTGCCTACATTCCAGCCATTGCCGCAGTGGTTGATGACCCAGCTTACAAAACCGGAGCAGTCAAAACTGGTACTCGGCGAGCTGCCGCCCCAAACATAGGGATAACCGAGATATTTCTCTGCTTCGGTAATCATCTTCCGGAATTTTTCATCCGTCAGAGCTTCGCCCGGAATGTCGTAATCCTGGTATTCTCCGCTGGAACCCGCGCCATCCGGCGTTGCAAAGGCTATGCCTGCAAACAGGTCATCCCGATTGCCCCGGCACTCCAGTGTGACTTCGTATCGTTGCAGCTTGTCATCTGTAAGGCCGGAATTTCTTGCAACATAGTCAACGCCCCGATTGAGCAGTGTTACATTGAGGATTTTATACTCATACTGTACCGTCACCTGATAGGTGTAGGTGTGTCCGGTTCCGGTGATTGGATTGTAGCGATAGCCCACACGGGTTTCTTTCCTTGTCCGGATTTCCACCTTTTCCTCCAACTTCAGCTCATACTGCGCTTCAAAAATACTCTGGAGCCGCGCCTGCACCTGGCTTCTCGTATAGTTTTCAAATTCTACGGTCAGCAGAGATGCAAGCTCATAGGGATTGTGACCAATCTCTGCCAGATTGTAGCGATACTCGTCATAGCCCGGATGGTCGGTTTCAATGCGGTCGATTTGTTTGCGAAGTTCATCTTCCAGCTTGGTATAATCCGTCTCCACGCCTTTCAAATCTTCATCTTCTGCCGTGTAGGAAGTCCCCAGCACCACATTGCCGCCGCCATTGATCAAGACGGAGCATGACGAAACCGACCCGGCAATCACCAAAACAAGCAGTCCCACGGCTGCGATACCGATGATGATATGCGAGTGGCTCTGCACAAACTGAAATGCCTTTTCCGTTATACTAACAGTACCCTGCGCAGCTTTGGCTGTGCCAGATGCTGTGTTCTCCGCAGCGGCCGCACCTGCCTTCGCAGCGGCATACTCTTTTTTGATGGCCTGCTTCTGCCGCCATCGGGAAAAGAGATTGGAACCAGCCCGCGGATCAGACTTCATGCGTTCCGCAAAGATGGAATCTACGGCATCTTTATTTGCCTTTTTCTCCAACCGCTCCAGCTTTTTGTACTGCCGCAGCTTTCGACCATATTGGAACCTGGAACCGGCACGGGCTGCACCTTCCGCTGAGCCTTCGGTAAAATGCGCTGCCTCCACACCAGAATTATTATCCTGGTCGGCATTGCGCACACTCTGATGTGCCTTGGCTGAAAGTGCATCTGCCGCAAGATTTCCCGGCTTCTTTGGCTTTCCGCCTTTTTTCCCGGAAGCTGCTGCATTCTTTTTCGCTTTTACTTCCTGCTCTGATTTCAGCTTCTTACTGCGCATCTTAGCAAGATCGGCCTCGTGACGAATCTGCCTTCGGTGTTCCGCTTTTTTCTTGTTGCTGTCTCCCGTACTGCTATCGGCGGCTTTGTTCCTGGAATCGCGAAGGGTGTTCTCCGCACCCTCGCGCTCCTGCCGCAGCTTGTCTCCGAGATTCGGATTTTTCTTGCCAGCCATCGCTTACACCCCCTTTACTTCCTGCACTTCGGTTAATTTTGTCGTCATAATCCGGTACAGTTCCAGATCGGTCGGGAAACGATCAACGAACGGCAAAATCACATTTCCATAAAACAGCAGTCCTTCACCTTCACCGGAGTGGGTCACATAGGACAGCTGGTGTGGGCTGATATTCAGCTGATCCGCCAGAATTTGACGGTCACCGGCTGCCTGATTCAGCATATAAATGAAGTCGCTGTTCTCAAAAATGTTTGTC is a window of [Clostridium] saccharolyticum WM1 DNA encoding:
- a CDS encoding CD1107 family mobile element protein; its protein translation is MKKMMVMLLASVMAAGIFTTTAFAYTGDDVQKNTSVSTAAQEADAAESANAGKTDNTDSIEIDPDMQVLPDGYEVSTDANGNLIVTVGGKEYNIGSEKSQKQMGTVVPGITSLHFRSGPGMDQEIIGYLHSGDTVEIVEKCGDWYKVNFNGKTGYAHGKYLNVTDSTKDSSMFSEDALKLFLDLMQSGMSSEDETESSTALTPEGNMTLVDDIGEEEDKSSQQFITLVTKAGNTFYLIIDRDKDGNQNVHFLNMVDEADLLALMDEEEAAKYQEKEPEVTEPAETEKPQETEPAPEEQKTESEQKKASPLPMIMLLLFVIGAAGVGGYLYIKMKGVKPASKKNQPDPDADYHDEDEDALQLPEDDGDEDEEVDVNEDYEAESDDEPV
- a CDS encoding DUF4315 family protein — encoded protein: MSLKLEKIAAEREKARRKRDEWEERRKEWDRKYHEQENSEICEMVHAQSLTPEQLAVIIQMAQAAVPNPENLKLDEKETEDME
- a CDS encoding C40 family peptidase, translated to MAGKKNPNLGDKLRQEREGAENTLRDSRNKAADSSTGDSNKKKAEHRRQIRHEADLAKMRSKKLKSEQEVKAKKNAAASGKKGGKPKKPGNLAADALSAKAHQSVRNADQDNNSGVEAAHFTEGSAEGAARAGSRFQYGRKLRQYKKLERLEKKANKDAVDSIFAERMKSDPRAGSNLFSRWRQKQAIKKEYAAAKAGAAAAENTASGTAKAAQGTVSITEKAFQFVQSHSHIIIGIAAVGLLVLVIAGSVSSCSVLINGGGNVVLGTSYTAEDEDLKGVETDYTKLEDELRKQIDRIETDHPGYDEYRYNLAEIGHNPYELASLLTVEFENYTRSQVQARLQSIFEAQYELKLEEKVEIRTRKETRVGYRYNPITGTGHTYTYQVTVQYEYKILNVTLLNRGVDYVARNSGLTDDKLQRYEVTLECRGNRDDLFAGIAFATPDGAGSSGEYQDYDIPGEALTDEKFRKMITEAEKYLGYPYVWGGSSPSTSFDCSGFVSWVINHCGNGWNVGRQTANGLMGKCDIIPKSEAKPGDLIFFQKTYNTSGASHVGIYVGNGMMIHCGNPISYASIETNYWRQHYYCMGRIR